The Pedobacter frigiditerrae genomic sequence TCTTCTTTACCAAGTTCAAATAATCGATGTAATATAATATCTTGATAGATAAACTATTATTTTGTGGGCTAGAAAGAATATTATAGAAGTTTCTGCCGTAACGTTTGGTTAAGAATTTATCGTTGGTTTCTGCTGCATCTTTGTAAGTGATACTTAGCTCGCTACCTGGAGAGAAAACCCAAGAATACGCTAAATCAATGTTGAAAACATTATAATTTCTATCTACATTTTGTAAAGCTGGACCTGTGTAAGCATTCAATCCACCAGCATTGTTTAAAGCAAAAAACTCTTTGTTTCTTCTATCAGACCAGTAATGTCTAACTCCTAAACGAACGCCCATTTTATTGCTAAAACTGTATTTAGCATCCATTGTATTTTCAACTGTGTTTCTATCATATCTAGAGAAAACAGATTGAGCTCCATTAAAGCCAACCCAGTTTACAAAGTTGTAACTCGGATTATAATTAAGGTCCAAACCAAATGCTAGTTTATCGCTAACTCTATAGTTTTGGAAAAAGTAATAATTGTAGCTAACGCCATCAAACATTGCCTTTTTAATTCTCACTATATTTCCGCCAAAATTATACGCTTTTGCTCTGTTTGGATTAACATAAATAGCCAATCTGTAACTTTCTGGTGCTTTGTAAACCTGACCATTTCTAGATTCGTAAAAATCATTGGATTCGGCTAACCAATTCGCATTTATCTCTGTCGACCATTGGTTTTTAAATTGGATATACATTCCAGGGAAAATTCCAAAGCTTTGGAAATCGCCAGGCTTAAATCTTCTTGAATATTCTATTTCAGTCCAAGCCTGAATAGAATTATACCATTTACCAGGTTTATATTTATTGTAAGCAAAATTTATAGACTGGTCAAAAAAGTTATTGTTTGTATAAAAACCCATATCTGATGGGTCAAATTTGGTGTCTGCAAACTCTTGTTCATAGTTAAAGGTAAAGGTTCCACTTTTCTTTCCTAATTGAAATTGATAACTGTAACCATTACGGTTTTCTTTAATTGGGTCTGCAGTAACATAACTCATTTTACCTGCTCCATCAATAAAGTAAGCGTTATTTTTATCGTTGAAATTAAATAGAGCTGCACTAACATTCGCATCATAAGCACTTCCTTGCCTCAAAACGTTGGTATTAATTACACTAACCGAACTGTTATTCTTTAAGGTTTGGTCTAAAACAAAAATATTATAATTCGTTAATGGCTGACTTTCAAACTTGCTCCTGTTCCCAGCCGCATCTTCAACTTCTGTGTACATTTTATTAGTGATGGCATTAAAAACCCCAATACCCAAACCTTTAGCCGTACGACCAGAAATTTTTGTTGCATTTAGCACTTTCCCTTCTTGTGGGTCTTTAATTACTTTATCTGTAGACTTTAATCCACTTTTATCGAAGTAAGATGGTATTGAACCAATCCTTTTAGAATAGAATAAATCTCCTTTATTAAATAGCTCTGTTCCTTCTGTAAAAAACTGACGATTTTCGTTAAATTTTACCTCAAAAGGCGTTAAGTTCAAAACTCTATAATCACTTTGTACCTGCCCAAAATCAGGGATTAAAGTCATATCTAAAGTAAAACTCTGGTTAATACCATACTTTACATCCATACCTCCATTAATCGTGGCTTGGGTATTTTTTACGCCAGGTGTATTGTAGGGATAATGGCTAATTAAAGTAGAAACATAAGGCGAAAAGGATAAACGCAATGGCGCTTTGATACTTTTAAAACCTTCTAAAACCCCGCTCTGGTTAACAAAACCATCAACCTTTGGGTCAACGAAATTCCAAAATGTTTGACGATTGGTTCCTGTACGTTTACGAGTAATATTCATTCCCCAGTTTTGAATATCTTTACTAGAGAATCGCAAAGCAGAATAAGGGATTTTAATTTCTGCCGTCCAACCTTTATCATCAATTGTTACTTCACTTTCCCAAACAGCATTCCAAGTTTCGTCTTCTCCTGCAATAAGCGAGTATTTTGCATCAAATTGAACGCCAGCTGCAGTAACGAAAAATCCATAACCGTTTACTCCATCTAAGAAGGTGTCAAAAACAACCCCTATAAAATCGGCATTACCAATTTGGTCTCTCGAAACCAATTCATGTACCACGCTATCTGGTTTATCATACATTCTGGCCGAAACATAGATGGCATAATCATCATATAAAAATTTTACTTCCGTTCTACCTTCTTTAGTTTCAACACGGCCTGGAACTGGCCTTAACTCTATAAAATCTGTTGCAATTGGTGCACTATTCCAAACTGCATCATCTAAAATCCCATCTATTTTAGGGCTTGATGATGTTCGTTGTACTTGTACTTTCTTTTTTGGCTGTGCGTTTTGAGCAAAAGTGCTTGTAACACATAGCGCCAATATAAAACTGGTAAAAATTAATTTCATTTGTTTGTTTTGATTAAAGATTAGACACGGCTAATAATGGAAATGTTGCATCGTAACAAAAATATATTTTACTACGTGAGCAATTTTTGAGCATAGCGATGCTTGTGCAACTAAAAATCTTTTAGAAGCTGGGAACTTAAATAAATTTTGTTGGGAAATATAGAGATAGATTGCTCTGAAATTATCAAAGCAATCTATTTTGATTATAGTCCTAAAACGACTTTCTTTTCGACATACTTATTAATAGAAGTATAATTATATCCTTTCTTTTTCATTTCAGCGATATATGCTGGCGTGGTTCCAGTTGCTTTTGC encodes the following:
- a CDS encoding DUF5916 domain-containing protein; this encodes MKLIFTSFILALCVTSTFAQNAQPKKKVQVQRTSSSPKIDGILDDAVWNSAPIATDFIELRPVPGRVETKEGRTEVKFLYDDYAIYVSARMYDKPDSVVHELVSRDQIGNADFIGVVFDTFLDGVNGYGFFVTAAGVQFDAKYSLIAGEDETWNAVWESEVTIDDKGWTAEIKIPYSALRFSSKDIQNWGMNITRKRTGTNRQTFWNFVDPKVDGFVNQSGVLEGFKSIKAPLRLSFSPYVSTLISHYPYNTPGVKNTQATINGGMDVKYGINQSFTLDMTLIPDFGQVQSDYRVLNLTPFEVKFNENRQFFTEGTELFNKGDLFYSKRIGSIPSYFDKSGLKSTDKVIKDPQEGKVLNATKISGRTAKGLGIGVFNAITNKMYTEVEDAAGNRSKFESQPLTNYNIFVLDQTLKNNSSVSVINTNVLRQGSAYDANVSAALFNFNDKNNAYFIDGAGKMSYVTADPIKENRNGYSYQFQLGKKSGTFTFNYEQEFADTKFDPSDMGFYTNNNFFDQSINFAYNKYKPGKWYNSIQAWTEIEYSRRFKPGDFQSFGIFPGMYIQFKNQWSTEINANWLAESNDFYESRNGQVYKAPESYRLAIYVNPNRAKAYNFGGNIVRIKKAMFDGVSYNYYFFQNYRVSDKLAFGLDLNYNPSYNFVNWVGFNGAQSVFSRYDRNTVENTMDAKYSFSNKMGVRLGVRHYWSDRRNKEFFALNNAGGLNAYTGPALQNVDRNYNVFNIDLAYSWVFSPGSELSITYKDAAETNDKFLTKRYGRNFYNILSSPQNNSLSIKILYYIDYLNLVKKKG